One stretch of Prunus persica cultivar Lovell chromosome G1, Prunus_persica_NCBIv2, whole genome shotgun sequence DNA includes these proteins:
- the LOC18791571 gene encoding uncharacterized protein LOC18791571: MMASKLVQLQGKATQASKVAAEYGSSYYKQLLEKNRHYIQEPPTVERCNLLSKQLFYTRLASIPGRYELLRKEVDSVKQLWKNRQELRVEDAGIAVLFGLECFAWFCAGEIVGRGFKFTGYHV, encoded by the exons atgATGGCCTCGAAGCTGGTTCAATTGCAAGGCAAGGCTACTCAAGCTTCAAAGGTTGCGGCTGAGTATGGATCTTCCTATTACAAGCAGCTTTTGGAGAAGAACAGGCATTACATTCAGGAGCCACCCACTGTTGAAAGATGCAACCTTTTGTCCAAACAGTTGTTTTATACCCGTCTTGCAAG TATACCGGGGCGCTATGAATTGTTGCGGAAGGAGGTTGATTCTGTCAAACAACTGTGGAAGAACAGGCAGGAGCTGAGGGTGGAAGATGCTGGGATTGCTGTCCTGTTTGGCTTAGAATGCTTTGCCTGGTTTTGTGCTGGTGAAATTGTAGGTCGGGGATTTAAATTCACTGGTTACCATGTCTAG
- the LOC18792133 gene encoding far upstream element-binding protein 2 produces the protein MADEAQYSSGPDSGNNKRKYEEQTTPPPRRATGFSAPITSSSPDSAPPSYSNVPPPVDDIQVAKQRAQEIAARLFNNASGGVAAGGLEAKRPRVENGFDSIDKGFSSAPPDLKPHLSNTAPSSIPVSYGSFQGSSKKIDVPNGRVGVIIGKGGETIKYLQTQSGAKIQVTRDGDADLSAPTRMVELMGTPEQIAKAEHLINEVLAEAESGGPAIVSRRLTVQAGAEQYVTKIPNNKVGLVIGKGGETIKNMQARTGARIQVIPLHLPPGDTSTERTLQIDGTSEQIEAAKQLVNEVISENRVRNPAMAGGYSQQGYQARPPTGWASGGPPMQQPGYGYGQSGAYSGPSPQYNAAQPPYPGYPPQPTSGGYPSNWDQSAAAPTQQTSQGSGYDYYGQQQPSHQQQNPGGPAAPADNAGYNYGQPPVSGYNQQGQGYPQEGYGGYHAPPQSGYGQPPSYDQQQGYSAAGYGNVSNPTQDGHTSSYGSQGDSAQAPPPVQQGYSASQQPSPNPAGYPPQGSTQPGYGVPPTSQTGYGSQPPAQAGYGAGYGAPPAQKPPANPAVYGQTTQSPSTPGAYGQPAPVQPGYAHSQPPQSGYAQPDSATRAPSSGYGAAQAGYGPPSYGAPPVGQPGYGQAPPPYNASYGAGYAQPPAYSADANANGNTRGTYDAAPASQAAQPSGVAKTSPQS, from the exons ATGGCCGACGAAGCACAATACTCCTCTGGTCCCGATTCGGGGAACAACAAGCGCAAATACGAAGAGCAAACGACGCCGCCTCCGCGTAGAGCCACTGGCTTCTCAGCCCCCATCACGTCCTCATCGCCCGATTCTGCACCTCCGTCCTACAGCAACGTTCCTCCGCCAGTTGATGACATTCAGGTGGCCAAGCAGCGCGCGCAGGAGATCGCAGCTCGATTGTTCAACAACGCCAGTGGTGGTGTTGCTGCTGGTGGCCTTGAGGCTAAGCGCCCTAGGGTTGAGAATGGCTTTGATTCCATTGACAAGGGCTTTAGCTCTGCTCCACCTG ATTTGAAGCCTCACTTGTCAAACACAGCTCCTTCATCGATCCCTGTATCGTATGGTAGCTTCCAGGGCTCAAGCAAAAAGATTGATGTTCCAAATGGAAGGGTTGGTGTTATTATTGGTAAAGGTGGTGAGACTATCAAGTATTTACAGACTCAGTCTGGAGCCAAGATTCAAGTTACCCGAGATGGTGATGCGGACCTCAGTGCTCCAACTAGGATGGTGGAGCTCATGGGTACTCCAGAGCAGATCGCAAAGGCTGAGCATTTGATAAATGAAGTTCTGGCTGAG GCTGAATCAGGAGGTCCTGCCATAGTTTCACGAAGGTTAACAGTACAAGCTGGTGCTGAACAATATGTTACAAAAATTCCTAACAACAAG GTTGGGCTTGTAATTGGGAAAGGAGGTGAAACGATTAAAAATATGCAAGCTAGGACTGGAGCTCGTATTCAG GTGATTCCCTTGCATCTGCCACCTGGTGACACATCAACAGAAAGGACACTACAGATTGATGGGACTAGTGAACAAATTGAAGCTGCAAAACAGTTGGTCAATGAAGTTATTAGCGAG AATCGTGTTAGAAATCCAGCAATGGCTGGAGGATACTCTCAGCAAGGTTATCAAGCGCGCCCTCCCACTGGCTGGGCTTCTGGTGGACCTCCAATGCAACAACCTGGTTATGGCTATGGACAGTCTGGAGCATATTCTGGCCCATCACCGCAGTATAATGCTGCCCAGCCTCCTTATCCAGGTTATCCCCCTCAACCAACATCTGGTGGATATCCCTCCAATTGGGACCAGTCAGCTGCTGCACCAACTCAGCAGACTTCCCAGGGAAGTGGTTATGATTACTATGGCCAGCAACAACCATCACACCAACAACAAAATCCTGGTGGTCCCGCTGCACCCGCTGACAATGCTGGTTACAATTACGGCCAGCCGCCTGTTTCAGGCTATAATCAGCAAGGACAAGGTTATCCTCAAGAAGGCTACGGTGGGTATCATGCACCACCTCAGTCTGGGTATGGTCAGCCACCATCGTATGATCAACAGCAGGGATATTCTGCAGCTGGCTATGGTAATGTGAGTAACCCAACTCAAGATGGACATACTTCCTCTTATGGATCTCAGGGGGATTCAGCCCAAGCACCACCTCCTGTTCAGCAAGGATACAGTGCAAGTCAACAGCCTAGCCCTAACCCTGCAGGTTACCCACCCCAAGGGTCTACTCAGCCAGGCTATGGAGTACCCCCAACTTCTCAAACTGGTTATGGTAGTCAACCACCAGCTCAGGCTGGATATGGAGCTGGATATGGAGCACCTCCAGCACAAAAACCTCCTGCAAATCCCGCAGTTTATGGGCAAACCACACAGTCGCCCAGCACTCCTGGAGCCTATGGTCAGCCAGCACCTGTGCAGCCAGGCTACGCCCATTCTCAGCCCCCACAATCTGGTTATGCTCAGCCAGATTCTGCTACCCGTGCCCCATCATCCGGCTATGGCGCAGCTCAGGCTGGGTATGGGCCTCCATCCTATGGTGCACCACCCGTTGGTCAGCCGGGTTACGGGCAGGCGCCACCACCTTACAATGCATCTTATGGTGCTGGATATGCACAACCTCCTGCCTACTCTGCTGATGCCAATGCAAATGGGAACACTCGCGGGACATATGATGCTGCACCTGCTTCACAGGCTGCTCAGCCAAGTGGAGTTGCCAAAACTTCCCCACAGAGTTGA
- the LOC18788776 gene encoding serine/threonine protein phosphatase 2A 55 kDa regulatory subunit B beta isoform isoform X2, with protein MNVGGEGLLAPARSAADLSPLEWKFSQVFGERTAGEEVQEVDIISAIEFDRTGDHLATGDRGGRVVLFERTDTKDHGGHRRDLERMDYSISRHPEFRYKTEFQSHEPEFDYLKSLEIEEKINKIRWCQTANGALFLLSTNDKTIKFWKIQEKKVKKVCEMNVDASKSVENGAVGSLSASSKPSLANGVCKERPISSPSNDNSIPSGGLPSLHLPVVTSHETSLMARCRRVYAHAHDYHINSISNNSDGETFISADDLRINLWNLEISNQSFNIVDVKPTNMEDLTEVITSAEFHPTHCNMLAYSSSRGSIRLIDLRQSALCDTHSKLFEEREVPGSRSFFTEIIASISDIKFAKNGRQVLSRDYMTLKLWDINMDSGPVATFQVHEYLRPKLCDLYENDSIFDKFECCLSGDGHRVATGSYSNQFRVFGCSEGSTEATTLEASKNPMRRQVQTPSRPSRSLGNLPRVLRRGADNSGADANGNSFDFTTKLLHLAWHPTENSLACAASNSLYMYYA; from the exons atgaacGTCGGCGGGGAGGGGCTCTTGGCTCCGGCGAGGTCGGCGGCGGATTTATCGCCGCTGGAGTGGAAGTTTTCGCAGGTCTTCGGAGAAAGGACCGCCGGAGAAGAAGTTCAGGAAG TTGATATAATATCCGCTATTGAATTCGATAGAACTGGGGACCACCTTGCCACTGGAGATCGTGGAGGTCGGGTGGTATTGTTTGAAAGAACTGATACGAAAGAT CATGGTGGACATCGGAGAGATCTAGAGAGGATGGATTATTCAATCAGTAGGCATCCCGAGTTTCGCTATAAAACTGAGTTCCAGAGTCATGAACCTGAG TTTGACTATCTTAAGAGCTTGGAAATTGAGGAAAAAATCAACAAGATCAGATGGTGTCAGACAGCTAATGGTGCGCTGTTTCTTCTCTCCACTAATGACAAAACCATCAAATTCTGGAAG ATCCAAGAAAAGAAGGTAAAGAAAGTATGTGAGATGAATGTAGATGCTTCTAAATCTGTGGAAAATGGGGCAGTTGGTTCTCTGTCAGCAAGCTCCAAACCGTCTCTTGCAAATGGAGTATGTAAAGAGAGACCCATCAGTTCTCCAAGCAATGACAATTCGATTCCATCTGGGGGTTTGCCATCTCTGCACTTGCCCGTG GTGACCAGTCATGAGACGAGCCTTATGGCCAGATGTCGAAGAGTCTACGCCCATGCCCATGACTATCATATTAATTCCATTTCAAATAACAG CGATGGAGAAACTTTTATATCAGCTGATGACTTGCGAATTAATCTTTGGAACTTAGAGATTAGCAATCAaagttttaatattgttgacGTGAAGCCTACAAACATGGAGGATCTAACTG AGGTGATAACTTCAGCAGAATTTCATCCTACTCATTGTAACATGCTGGCGTACAGTAGCTCAAGGGGCTCAATTCGTCTTATTGATTTGCGGCAGTCAGCTTTATGTGACACTCACAGCAAATT GTTTGAAGAACGAGAAGTGCCTGGTTCAAGATCTTTTTTCACTGAGATAATAGCCTCAATTTCAGATATTAAGTTTGCTAAGAATGGAAGACAAGTACTTAGTCGTGATTACATGACTCTTAAG ctGTGGGACATAAACATGGATTCTGGCCCAGTTGCAACTTTCCAGGTTCATGAATATCTAAGACCTAAG CTGTGCGATTTGTATGAAAATGATTCTATCTTCGATAAATTTGAGTGCTGTTTAAGTGGAGATGGGCATCGAGTGGCAACAGGTTCTTACAG CAATCAGTTTCGAGTGTTTGGTTGTTCTGAAGGGAGCACAGAAGCGACGACATTGGAGGCCAGCAAAAACCCCATGAG GAGACAAGTGCAAACGCCATCAAGGCCTTCTAGATCTTTGGGCAACCTTCCTCGTGTTCTCAGGCGAG GTGCGGATAACTCTGGAGCTGATGCGAACGGAAATTCTTTTGATTTCACGACGAAGTTGCTACATCTTGCATGGCATCCTACTGAGAATTCACTCGCCTGTGCTGCTTCAAATAGCCTTTACATGTATTATGCGTAA
- the LOC109946853 gene encoding NADH dehydrogenase [ubiquinone] iron-sulfur protein 7, mitochondrial produces MALLTRASRIPLQLSAQRALSLHTTVPSLSSSSPSGSTPTTYARPPPPSASLPPAGLSKAAEFVISKVDDLMNWARRGSIWPMTFGLACCAVEMMHTGAARYDLDRFGIIFRPSPRQSDCMIVAGTLTNKMAPALRKVYDQMPEPRWVISMGSCANGGGYYHYSYSVVRGCDRIVPVDIYVPGCPPTAEALLYGLLQLQKKINRRKDFLLWWTK; encoded by the exons ATGGCTCTGCTGACCCGAGCCTCACGCATCCCTCTCCAGCTCTCGGCCCAGCGGGCCCTCTCTCTCCACACGACCGTCCCCTCGCTGTCGTCTTCCTCCCCCTCCGGCTCAACTCCGACCACATATGCCCGCCCTCCTCCCCCCTCGGCCTCGCTGCCTCCGGCTGGCCTCTCCAAGGCCGCCGAGTTCGTGATCTCGAAGGTCGACGATCTCATGAACTGGGCCCGCCGTGGGTCCATCTGGCCCATGACCTTCGGCCTCGCCTGCTGCGCCGTCGAGATGATGCACACCGGAGCCGCCCGATATGATTTGGACCGATTCGGCATCATTTTCCGGCCCAGCCCTCGCCAGTCTGATTGCATGATCGTCGCCGGCACTCTCACCAACAAGATGGCCCCCGCTCTCCGCAA GGTTTATGACCAAATGCCTGAGCCTAGATGGGTCATCTCTATGGGAAGCTGTGCAAATGGGGGTGGTTACTACCATTACTCGTATTCCGTTGTTAGGGGTTGTGACAGGATTGTCCCTGTTGATATCTACGTTCCTGGCTGTCCTCCCACTGCCGAGGCCCTACTTTACGGCCTTCTCCAGCTCCAGAAGAAGATCAACAGGCGCAAGGATTTCCTCCTTTGGTGGACCAAGTGA
- the LOC18788776 gene encoding serine/threonine protein phosphatase 2A 55 kDa regulatory subunit B beta isoform isoform X1: MNVGGEGLLAPARSAADLSPLEWKFSQVFGERTAGEEVQEVDIISAIEFDRTGDHLATGDRGGRVVLFERTDTKDHGGHRRDLERMDYSISRHPEFRYKTEFQSHEPEFDYLKSLEIEEKINKIRWCQTANGALFLLSTNDKTIKFWKIQEKKVKKVCEMNVDASKSVENGAVGSLSASSKPSLANGVCKERPISSPSNDNSIPSGGLPSLHLPVVVTSHETSLMARCRRVYAHAHDYHINSISNNSDGETFISADDLRINLWNLEISNQSFNIVDVKPTNMEDLTEVITSAEFHPTHCNMLAYSSSRGSIRLIDLRQSALCDTHSKLFEEREVPGSRSFFTEIIASISDIKFAKNGRQVLSRDYMTLKLWDINMDSGPVATFQVHEYLRPKLCDLYENDSIFDKFECCLSGDGHRVATGSYSNQFRVFGCSEGSTEATTLEASKNPMRRQVQTPSRPSRSLGNLPRVLRRGADNSGADANGNSFDFTTKLLHLAWHPTENSLACAASNSLYMYYA, translated from the exons atgaacGTCGGCGGGGAGGGGCTCTTGGCTCCGGCGAGGTCGGCGGCGGATTTATCGCCGCTGGAGTGGAAGTTTTCGCAGGTCTTCGGAGAAAGGACCGCCGGAGAAGAAGTTCAGGAAG TTGATATAATATCCGCTATTGAATTCGATAGAACTGGGGACCACCTTGCCACTGGAGATCGTGGAGGTCGGGTGGTATTGTTTGAAAGAACTGATACGAAAGAT CATGGTGGACATCGGAGAGATCTAGAGAGGATGGATTATTCAATCAGTAGGCATCCCGAGTTTCGCTATAAAACTGAGTTCCAGAGTCATGAACCTGAG TTTGACTATCTTAAGAGCTTGGAAATTGAGGAAAAAATCAACAAGATCAGATGGTGTCAGACAGCTAATGGTGCGCTGTTTCTTCTCTCCACTAATGACAAAACCATCAAATTCTGGAAG ATCCAAGAAAAGAAGGTAAAGAAAGTATGTGAGATGAATGTAGATGCTTCTAAATCTGTGGAAAATGGGGCAGTTGGTTCTCTGTCAGCAAGCTCCAAACCGTCTCTTGCAAATGGAGTATGTAAAGAGAGACCCATCAGTTCTCCAAGCAATGACAATTCGATTCCATCTGGGGGTTTGCCATCTCTGCACTTGCCCGTGGTA GTGACCAGTCATGAGACGAGCCTTATGGCCAGATGTCGAAGAGTCTACGCCCATGCCCATGACTATCATATTAATTCCATTTCAAATAACAG CGATGGAGAAACTTTTATATCAGCTGATGACTTGCGAATTAATCTTTGGAACTTAGAGATTAGCAATCAaagttttaatattgttgacGTGAAGCCTACAAACATGGAGGATCTAACTG AGGTGATAACTTCAGCAGAATTTCATCCTACTCATTGTAACATGCTGGCGTACAGTAGCTCAAGGGGCTCAATTCGTCTTATTGATTTGCGGCAGTCAGCTTTATGTGACACTCACAGCAAATT GTTTGAAGAACGAGAAGTGCCTGGTTCAAGATCTTTTTTCACTGAGATAATAGCCTCAATTTCAGATATTAAGTTTGCTAAGAATGGAAGACAAGTACTTAGTCGTGATTACATGACTCTTAAG ctGTGGGACATAAACATGGATTCTGGCCCAGTTGCAACTTTCCAGGTTCATGAATATCTAAGACCTAAG CTGTGCGATTTGTATGAAAATGATTCTATCTTCGATAAATTTGAGTGCTGTTTAAGTGGAGATGGGCATCGAGTGGCAACAGGTTCTTACAG CAATCAGTTTCGAGTGTTTGGTTGTTCTGAAGGGAGCACAGAAGCGACGACATTGGAGGCCAGCAAAAACCCCATGAG GAGACAAGTGCAAACGCCATCAAGGCCTTCTAGATCTTTGGGCAACCTTCCTCGTGTTCTCAGGCGAG GTGCGGATAACTCTGGAGCTGATGCGAACGGAAATTCTTTTGATTTCACGACGAAGTTGCTACATCTTGCATGGCATCCTACTGAGAATTCACTCGCCTGTGCTGCTTCAAATAGCCTTTACATGTATTATGCGTAA
- the LOC18788776 gene encoding serine/threonine protein phosphatase 2A 55 kDa regulatory subunit B beta isoform isoform X3: MNVGGEGLLAPARSAADLSPLEWKFSQVFGERTAGEEVQEVDIISAIEFDRTGDHLATGDRGGRVVLFERTDTKDHGGHRRDLERMDYSISRHPEFRYKTEFQSHEPEFDYLKSLEIEEKINKIRWCQTANGALFLLSTNDKTIKFWKIQEKKVKKVCEMNVDASKSVENGAVGSLSASSKPSLANGVCKERPISSPSNDNSIPSGGLPSLHLPVTSHETSLMARCRRVYAHAHDYHINSISNNSDGETFISADDLRINLWNLEISNQSFNIVDVKPTNMEDLTEVITSAEFHPTHCNMLAYSSSRGSIRLIDLRQSALCDTHSKLFEEREVPGSRSFFTEIIASISDIKFAKNGRQVLSRDYMTLKLWDINMDSGPVATFQVHEYLRPKLCDLYENDSIFDKFECCLSGDGHRVATGSYSNQFRVFGCSEGSTEATTLEASKNPMRRQVQTPSRPSRSLGNLPRVLRRGADNSGADANGNSFDFTTKLLHLAWHPTENSLACAASNSLYMYYA, from the exons atgaacGTCGGCGGGGAGGGGCTCTTGGCTCCGGCGAGGTCGGCGGCGGATTTATCGCCGCTGGAGTGGAAGTTTTCGCAGGTCTTCGGAGAAAGGACCGCCGGAGAAGAAGTTCAGGAAG TTGATATAATATCCGCTATTGAATTCGATAGAACTGGGGACCACCTTGCCACTGGAGATCGTGGAGGTCGGGTGGTATTGTTTGAAAGAACTGATACGAAAGAT CATGGTGGACATCGGAGAGATCTAGAGAGGATGGATTATTCAATCAGTAGGCATCCCGAGTTTCGCTATAAAACTGAGTTCCAGAGTCATGAACCTGAG TTTGACTATCTTAAGAGCTTGGAAATTGAGGAAAAAATCAACAAGATCAGATGGTGTCAGACAGCTAATGGTGCGCTGTTTCTTCTCTCCACTAATGACAAAACCATCAAATTCTGGAAG ATCCAAGAAAAGAAGGTAAAGAAAGTATGTGAGATGAATGTAGATGCTTCTAAATCTGTGGAAAATGGGGCAGTTGGTTCTCTGTCAGCAAGCTCCAAACCGTCTCTTGCAAATGGAGTATGTAAAGAGAGACCCATCAGTTCTCCAAGCAATGACAATTCGATTCCATCTGGGGGTTTGCCATCTCTGCACTTGCCC GTGACCAGTCATGAGACGAGCCTTATGGCCAGATGTCGAAGAGTCTACGCCCATGCCCATGACTATCATATTAATTCCATTTCAAATAACAG CGATGGAGAAACTTTTATATCAGCTGATGACTTGCGAATTAATCTTTGGAACTTAGAGATTAGCAATCAaagttttaatattgttgacGTGAAGCCTACAAACATGGAGGATCTAACTG AGGTGATAACTTCAGCAGAATTTCATCCTACTCATTGTAACATGCTGGCGTACAGTAGCTCAAGGGGCTCAATTCGTCTTATTGATTTGCGGCAGTCAGCTTTATGTGACACTCACAGCAAATT GTTTGAAGAACGAGAAGTGCCTGGTTCAAGATCTTTTTTCACTGAGATAATAGCCTCAATTTCAGATATTAAGTTTGCTAAGAATGGAAGACAAGTACTTAGTCGTGATTACATGACTCTTAAG ctGTGGGACATAAACATGGATTCTGGCCCAGTTGCAACTTTCCAGGTTCATGAATATCTAAGACCTAAG CTGTGCGATTTGTATGAAAATGATTCTATCTTCGATAAATTTGAGTGCTGTTTAAGTGGAGATGGGCATCGAGTGGCAACAGGTTCTTACAG CAATCAGTTTCGAGTGTTTGGTTGTTCTGAAGGGAGCACAGAAGCGACGACATTGGAGGCCAGCAAAAACCCCATGAG GAGACAAGTGCAAACGCCATCAAGGCCTTCTAGATCTTTGGGCAACCTTCCTCGTGTTCTCAGGCGAG GTGCGGATAACTCTGGAGCTGATGCGAACGGAAATTCTTTTGATTTCACGACGAAGTTGCTACATCTTGCATGGCATCCTACTGAGAATTCACTCGCCTGTGCTGCTTCAAATAGCCTTTACATGTATTATGCGTAA